Proteins from a single region of Theobroma cacao cultivar B97-61/B2 chromosome 10, Criollo_cocoa_genome_V2, whole genome shotgun sequence:
- the LOC18507087 gene encoding phenylalanine N-monooxygenase: MLLFHFLSWGLLDFATSRLVSFHSTFLFVLLIIFLFVVKAKGKASKRKSNQAPLPPGPTPWPIIGNLPEIWRKRPAFRWIHGLMKELHTDILCVRLANTHVVAVISPVIAREFLKKNDSVFASRPVTMATEYSSRRFLTIAVVPWGDQWKKMRKVVTCVIVSASKLRSLLENRTEEAANLVRFIYNQFKSNGDDNSTSSAVVNLRLAMRQYSGNVMRKMIFNRRYFGEGRKDGGPGYEEEEHVESLFTVLKQAYSFVLSDSIPWLRSFDLEGHEKTVCKAMKIVREYQDPLIDERVQEWREGKRTEPEDLLDAFILAKDSNGKPSLSIEEIRVQCAVLMLATVDNPSNAVEWAMAEMINQPETLLEVVEEIDAVVGKERLVQEADIPKLSYVKACAREGFRLHPIAPFNLPHVSTANATVAGYFIPKGSHVLLSRYGLGRNPKVWDDPLKFNPERHLKDGSMCVDLTETDLRLISFSTGRRGCMGVALGTAMTVMLLARLLQGVTWRVPPNEANIDLSEAKDDLFMAKPLHALGQPRLPAHLYPAN, from the exons ATGttactttttcattttttatcatGGGGCTTGCTTGATTTTGCTACCTCTAGacttgtttcttttcattcAACCTTTCTCTTCGTGCTTCTCATTATATTCCTTTTTGTTGTCAAAGCAAAGGGCAAAGCCAGCAAGAGAAAGAGCAACCAAGCACCTCTCCCTCCAGGCCCAACCCCCTGGCCAATCATTGGAAACCTTCCGGAGATATGGAGAAAAAGGCCAGCCTTTCGATGGATTCATGGCCTCATGAAAGAACTCCACACCGATATTCTTTGTGTCCGCCTTGCAAACACTCATGTCGTCGCTGTCATTTCGCCTGTCATTGCTCGAGAGttcttgaagaaaaatgattcaGTTTTTGCATCAAGGCCTGTTACGATGGCAACCGAGTACTCCAGCCGAAGGTTCTTGACCATAGCTGTGGTTCCGTGGGGAGATcaatggaagaaaatgagaaaggtTGTGACCTGTGTGATAGTCAGCGCATCCAAACTTCGCTCTTTACTTGAGAACAGAACCGAAGAAGCTGCTAACCTTGTTAGGTTCATCTACAACCAATTTAAGAGCAATGGCGATGATAATTCCACCTCCTCAGCAGTCGTTAATCTAAGACTTGCAATGAGGCAATACAGCGGAAATGTCATGAGGAAGATGATATTCAACCGAAGATACTTTGGGGAAGGTAGAAAAGATGGAGGGCCTGGAtatgaagaagaagagcatGTGGAATCACTCTTCACAGTGCTCAAGCAAGCTTACTCTTTCGTCTTGTCAGACTCTATACCCTGGTTGAGATCATTTGATTTGGAGGGCCATGAGAAGACTGTCTGTAAGGCTATGAAAATTGTGCGTGAGTACCAGGATCCCTTGATTGACGAGAGGGTCCAAGAGTGGAGAGAAGGCAAGAGGACGGAGCCTGAAGACCTCCTTGATGCCTTCATTTTAGCCAAGGATTCGAATGGGAAGCCATCTCTTTCAATCGAAGAGATTAGAGTCCAATGTGCA GTGTTAATGCTTGCAACCGTAGACAATCCTTCAAATGCTGTGGAATGGGCAATGGCGGAAATGATCAACCAACCTGAAACTCTCCTGGAAGTAGTCGAGGAAATAGATGCTGTAGTCGGAAAAGAGAGGCTGGTTCAAGAAGCTGACATTCCCAAACTCAGCTATGTCAAAGCTTGTGCAAGGGAAGGCTTTCGTCTTCACCCCATTGCACCCTTTAACCTACCGCATGTCTCAACCGCCAACGCCACTGTTGCTGGCTACTTCATCCCCAAAGGTAGTCACGTCTTGCTCAGTCGTTACGGCCTAGGCCGGAACCCCAAGGTTTGGGATGACCCACTGAAGTTCAACCCTGAGCGCCATTTGAAGGATGGTTCCATGTGCGTTGATCTGACAGAGACAGACCTGAGGTTAATTTCTTTCAGCACAGGAAGGCGCGGGTGCATGGGCGTGGCTCTTGGGACTGCAATGACCGTGATGCTGTTGGCAAGGCTGCTCCAAGGTGTCACTTGGAGGGTTCCACCGAATGAGGCAAACATCGATCTCTCTGAGGCAAAAGATGATCTCTTCATGGCCAAACCTTTGCATGCACTTGGTCAACCTCGATTGCCTGCTCATCTTTATCCAGCTAATTAA